Proteins from a genomic interval of Vreelandella profundi:
- a CDS encoding alpha-E domain-containing protein codes for MLSRVAENLYWMARYIERAEDTARLLSVNSHLMLDLPGRLPLGWAPLIDMTGSLETFKSRHDSFDERNVVHFLCADPDNDISIISALASARENLRTTRDVVPREIWEEVNQLYLSVADHAENGVSPRRRDSFLKSVIRGCQALTGLIEGTLSHGPARTFIELGRQLERADMTTRIVDVRSASLLPQNPEELLPFENLQWMSVLKSLTAYQMYRQQVRLRVRGPDVLRFLLQDPNLPRSIACSLETLLHELTLLPRQDRPAATVSLVRADVVDADIQALAHSPSKLHAFIDELQIGFAAIHDTLSATYFVNDDSVPRVAQSPGQSQSQSQSHAGDNDND; via the coding sequence ATGCTGTCACGCGTTGCAGAGAACCTTTACTGGATGGCGCGTTATATCGAACGTGCGGAAGATACCGCGCGTCTGTTAAGTGTTAACAGCCATCTAATGCTTGATTTGCCAGGGCGCCTACCGTTGGGCTGGGCACCGCTCATTGATATGACTGGCAGCCTGGAAACTTTTAAATCGCGTCATGACAGCTTTGATGAGCGCAACGTAGTGCACTTTTTGTGTGCTGATCCCGATAATGATATTTCGATTATTTCCGCACTCGCCAGTGCCCGCGAGAACTTAAGAACCACGCGGGACGTTGTGCCAAGAGAGATATGGGAAGAGGTCAATCAGCTTTACCTGAGTGTGGCCGACCATGCCGAAAATGGCGTTAGCCCAAGGCGCCGAGATAGCTTCTTAAAAAGTGTGATTCGCGGATGCCAGGCGCTAACGGGGCTGATTGAAGGCACCTTAAGCCACGGCCCGGCGCGAACGTTTATTGAGCTGGGCCGCCAGCTAGAGCGCGCCGATATGACCACGCGTATTGTTGACGTGCGCTCTGCCAGCTTGCTGCCCCAGAACCCTGAAGAGCTGCTGCCGTTTGAAAACCTTCAGTGGATGAGCGTACTTAAATCACTAACCGCTTACCAAATGTACCGTCAACAGGTGCGCCTGCGTGTGCGGGGGCCGGACGTACTGCGCTTTCTACTGCAAGACCCAAACTTGCCGCGCTCGATTGCTTGCAGTCTTGAAACGTTGCTCCATGAGCTTACGCTATTGCCCCGACAAGACCGCCCAGCGGCGACTGTTTCGCTGGTACGTGCCGACGTGGTGGACGCCGATATTCAAGCGCTGGCGCATTCGCCCAGCAAGCTGCATGCGTTCATCGATGAGCTGCAGATTGGCTTTGCCGCCATTCACGATACGCTCAGCGCGACGTATTTTGTTAATGACGACAGCGTGCCGCGCGTGGCGCAATCGCCGGGGCAGAGCCAAAGTCAAAGCCAAAGTCACGCTGGCGATAACGACAACGACTAG
- a CDS encoding circularly permuted type 2 ATP-grasp protein, with amino-acid sequence MSQVNWNNYACRDYYDELMAAPGQPRESAGELCNMLARFSAEELAERKTAAEIAIRTMGITFTVYSEGAMIDRAWPFDIVPRIIPASEWRKTEAGLKQRVQALNLFIDDIYHDQKVIKDKVLPAEVLAQSVNFRPQCVGINPPHGVWAHICGSDLVRDGSGTLYVLEDNLRIPSGVSYMLENRNVTKRVLPELFASGKILPVDDYVAQLYDMLAAMSPRPGDEPQIVVLTPGIYNSAYFEHAYLAQQMGVELVQGSDLLVDDDNVVFMRTVEGMRRVDVIYRRVDDEFLDPEVFNPDSMLGVAGLMRAWRAGKVALANAPGAGVADDKVVYAFVPALIRYYLDQEPLLPNVPSYLCMFEDDRRYVLDHLDELVVKPANESGGYGMLIGPRSTKETREEFARLIKANPRNYMAQPTLALSTTPTLANGVPQPRHVDLRPFILSGPEIHVTTGGLTRVALIEGSLVVNSSQGGGSKDTWIVETDEKAAAAAVKGD; translated from the coding sequence ATGAGCCAAGTGAATTGGAATAACTATGCGTGTCGTGACTATTACGATGAGCTGATGGCCGCACCGGGTCAGCCGCGCGAGTCAGCGGGTGAATTGTGCAACATGTTGGCAAGGTTTAGCGCCGAGGAATTGGCCGAGCGGAAAACCGCGGCCGAGATCGCGATACGCACCATGGGGATTACGTTTACCGTCTATTCAGAAGGCGCAATGATTGATCGCGCTTGGCCTTTTGATATTGTGCCGCGGATTATTCCCGCCAGCGAGTGGCGTAAAACAGAAGCGGGGCTTAAACAGCGTGTGCAGGCGCTGAATTTATTTATCGACGATATTTATCACGATCAAAAAGTTATCAAGGATAAGGTGCTGCCGGCTGAGGTGTTGGCCCAATCAGTTAACTTTCGCCCCCAGTGTGTCGGGATTAATCCGCCCCATGGCGTGTGGGCGCATATCTGTGGCTCTGACTTAGTGCGCGATGGCAGCGGTACGCTGTATGTATTGGAAGATAACCTGCGCATACCTTCCGGCGTGTCTTACATGCTTGAAAATCGTAACGTTACCAAGCGAGTGCTGCCGGAACTATTTGCCTCAGGCAAGATTTTGCCGGTAGATGATTACGTCGCGCAGCTTTACGACATGTTGGCAGCTATGTCGCCGCGCCCGGGGGATGAACCACAGATCGTCGTACTTACCCCAGGGATCTATAACTCTGCCTACTTTGAACATGCCTATCTTGCCCAGCAAATGGGAGTGGAGCTGGTACAGGGGAGTGACCTGCTGGTCGATGACGATAATGTCGTTTTTATGCGCACCGTAGAAGGCATGCGCCGAGTGGATGTTATTTATCGCCGCGTTGACGATGAGTTTTTAGATCCCGAAGTGTTTAATCCTGACTCTATGCTGGGGGTGGCAGGCCTAATGCGCGCCTGGCGGGCGGGCAAAGTGGCGCTGGCCAATGCGCCCGGCGCTGGCGTGGCAGATGACAAAGTCGTTTATGCCTTTGTTCCCGCGCTGATTCGCTACTATCTCGACCAGGAGCCGCTGCTGCCTAACGTCCCCAGCTACCTGTGTATGTTCGAAGACGACCGGCGCTATGTCCTCGATCATTTGGATGAACTCGTGGTAAAGCCTGCCAATGAGTCGGGTGGCTACGGCATGCTGATTGGCCCACGTTCAACCAAAGAAACGCGCGAAGAGTTCGCGCGACTGATTAAAGCTAATCCGCGCAACTACATGGCTCAGCCCACCCTGGCGCTTTCGACGACCCCTACGCTGGCGAATGGTGTGCCGCAGCCGCGCCATGTGGATTTACGGCCCTTTATTCTTTCAGGGCCTGAAATTCATGTGACCACCGGTGGTTTAACCCGAGTAGCGTTAATAGAGGGCTCGCTGGTGGTTAACTCTTCCCAAGGCGGTGGCAGTAAAGATACTTGGATTGTGGAAACCGATGAAAAAGCGGCAGCGGCCGCGGTGAAAGGAGACTAA
- a CDS encoding DUF2126 domain-containing protein → MTIRVALYHRTTYHFDRPVRLSPHVIRLRPAPHCRTHIEAYSLKLSGDDHFLNWQQDPFGNFNARVVFPEPRKELTIAVELIAPMTVINPFDFFLDDIAQTIPFAYPEALRQELSPYLEITESGPLLIKWLQDVSHEPTTTVDFLVALNQRLQNDIGYLVRLEPGVQSCEETLTLASGSCRDSAWLLVQIFRHLGLAARFVSGYLIQLKSDVKALDGPSGTEVDFTDLHAWTEVFLPGAGWVGLDPTSGLFAGEGHIPLAATPTTGSAAAITGFSDKCEVTFDVTMEVARIHEDPRVTKPYSDEQWQRICTLGDDVDAELLQQDVRLTMGGEPTFVSIDDMESPQWNTEALGEHKRERAEALLTRLQNAYAPGSAIQQQQGKWYPGEPLPRWALACYWRKDGVPLWRDPQWLACLEGAAQVDVNDTLAQRFTQALSERLGVAARYWIPAFEDTYYYLWKEQSLPVNVDPRETNLKDDAERLRLARLLEQGLDEVIGYALPLRHSLSQAHRWESGRWPLKREHLFLVPGDSPMGLRLPLAALPWADPEEQPQPESLFAHRPALGDIHGEVARRNVEQLHISDAERLGRSSHPSSSHPEGESVQQQPRADTDRESGVIHTSLCVEPRDGRLHIFLPPLTSLEHYLDLLSTVEECAKELACPVMVEGYSPPRDPRLENFMITPDPGVIEVNIMPAASWQTLVAQTERLYVEARETRLGTEKFMLDGRHTGTGGGNHVTLGGLTPEDSPFLRRPDLLASLVTYWQHHPSLSYLFSGLFIGPTSQAPRVDEARHEALYELEIALQQIPEGEVVQPWLVDRLLRHLLTDLTGNTHRAEFCIDKLYSPDSDSGRLGLLELRGFEMPPHARMGLMQMMLIRALVARCWKTPYRAKPVRWGSALQDRWMLPHYLWNDLDDVLGDLRHHGFDFDLKWFAPFLEFRFPLHGRLQTPMLNIELRQAIEPWHVLGEEASAGGTARYVDSSVERLEVKVSGMSGDRYVVTCNGRRVPLAATGRNGEAVAGVRYRAWQPPSALHPQIPIHAPLVFDVIDTWNQRSVAGCTYYVVHPTGRNFDTFPVNAFEAEARRLGRFSDSGHRHGHQVPKVETPSLELPQTLDLRWTPS, encoded by the coding sequence ATGACCATTCGCGTTGCCTTGTATCATCGAACGACCTACCATTTTGATCGCCCGGTGCGTCTTTCGCCCCATGTCATTCGGCTGCGTCCGGCGCCTCACTGTCGCACGCACATTGAGGCTTACTCCCTCAAGCTTTCTGGCGACGACCACTTTTTGAACTGGCAGCAGGATCCGTTCGGTAACTTCAATGCACGGGTGGTCTTTCCAGAGCCGCGTAAAGAGTTAACGATTGCCGTCGAGCTCATCGCACCGATGACGGTCATTAACCCGTTCGATTTCTTCTTAGACGATATCGCGCAAACGATTCCCTTTGCTTACCCAGAAGCGCTGCGTCAAGAGCTCAGCCCGTATTTGGAAATTACCGAATCGGGACCGCTGCTAATAAAGTGGCTTCAGGATGTATCCCACGAGCCCACCACGACGGTTGATTTTTTAGTCGCGCTTAACCAGCGCCTGCAGAACGATATCGGCTATCTCGTGCGCTTAGAGCCGGGCGTGCAGAGCTGCGAAGAAACCTTAACGCTTGCTAGCGGCTCCTGTCGCGATAGCGCCTGGCTGCTGGTGCAGATTTTTCGACATCTCGGGCTAGCTGCTCGATTTGTCTCGGGCTACCTCATTCAGCTTAAATCCGATGTTAAAGCGCTGGATGGCCCTAGCGGTACCGAGGTCGACTTCACTGACCTACACGCCTGGACCGAGGTATTTCTGCCCGGCGCAGGCTGGGTAGGGCTGGACCCAACTTCGGGTCTATTCGCTGGCGAGGGTCATATACCGCTAGCCGCTACCCCAACTACCGGCAGCGCGGCCGCGATCACTGGTTTTTCCGACAAGTGTGAAGTCACGTTTGACGTGACCATGGAAGTAGCGCGCATTCACGAAGACCCGCGCGTCACCAAGCCCTACAGCGATGAGCAGTGGCAGCGGATCTGCACGCTAGGCGATGACGTAGATGCCGAACTCCTCCAGCAGGACGTCCGCCTGACCATGGGCGGCGAACCGACGTTTGTTTCCATTGACGATATGGAAAGCCCGCAGTGGAACACCGAAGCACTGGGCGAGCACAAGCGTGAACGAGCCGAGGCGCTGCTTACGCGCCTGCAGAATGCCTACGCACCCGGTAGCGCTATTCAACAACAGCAGGGCAAGTGGTATCCCGGCGAGCCGTTACCGCGCTGGGCGCTGGCCTGTTACTGGCGCAAAGATGGCGTGCCGCTATGGCGAGATCCTCAATGGCTGGCCTGCCTGGAGGGCGCCGCCCAGGTAGATGTAAATGACACACTGGCTCAACGTTTCACCCAGGCGCTTAGCGAGCGCCTGGGCGTGGCTGCACGCTACTGGATTCCTGCGTTCGAGGACACCTACTACTATCTCTGGAAAGAGCAGTCGCTTCCGGTCAATGTTGATCCCCGCGAAACGAATCTGAAGGACGATGCCGAACGCTTGCGTTTAGCTCGCCTATTAGAACAAGGCTTAGATGAAGTGATTGGCTACGCTTTGCCGCTGCGCCATTCGCTTAGCCAGGCCCATCGCTGGGAAAGCGGGCGCTGGCCGCTCAAGCGCGAGCATCTATTCCTAGTGCCCGGCGATTCCCCCATGGGGCTGCGATTACCGCTTGCGGCGCTTCCCTGGGCAGACCCCGAAGAGCAGCCTCAGCCGGAATCACTGTTCGCCCACCGCCCAGCGCTAGGCGATATTCATGGCGAAGTCGCGCGCAGAAATGTCGAACAGCTGCATATTAGCGATGCTGAACGCCTGGGCCGCTCTAGCCATCCCAGCTCGTCACATCCTGAAGGCGAGTCCGTTCAACAGCAGCCGCGAGCAGACACCGACCGGGAAAGCGGCGTCATTCACACCAGCCTGTGTGTGGAGCCACGCGACGGACGTTTACACATTTTCCTACCACCGCTGACCAGCCTTGAGCACTATCTTGACCTGCTTAGCACCGTCGAAGAGTGTGCGAAAGAGCTTGCCTGCCCGGTGATGGTAGAAGGCTACTCGCCGCCCAGAGACCCACGGTTGGAAAACTTCATGATCACTCCCGACCCTGGCGTGATCGAGGTCAATATTATGCCCGCTGCCAGCTGGCAAACCCTGGTGGCGCAAACCGAACGGCTGTACGTCGAAGCGCGGGAAACACGCCTGGGCACCGAAAAATTTATGCTTGATGGCCGTCATACCGGTACCGGCGGCGGCAACCATGTCACGCTAGGCGGCTTAACGCCGGAGGATTCGCCGTTTTTACGCCGCCCTGATTTGCTTGCCAGCCTAGTCACCTACTGGCAGCACCACCCTAGCCTCTCCTATCTGTTTTCGGGCTTGTTTATTGGCCCGACTAGCCAGGCCCCGCGGGTTGATGAAGCGCGCCATGAAGCCTTGTATGAGTTAGAAATTGCCCTTCAGCAAATACCTGAAGGCGAGGTGGTTCAACCTTGGCTGGTCGATCGGCTGTTGCGCCATCTGCTGACTGACTTAACCGGCAATACGCATCGTGCCGAGTTCTGTATCGACAAGCTTTACTCGCCGGATAGCGATAGCGGGCGTTTAGGGCTGTTAGAACTGCGTGGTTTTGAGATGCCGCCGCATGCCCGAATGGGGCTTATGCAGATGATGCTAATACGCGCGCTGGTGGCGCGCTGCTGGAAAACGCCGTATCGCGCTAAGCCGGTGCGTTGGGGCAGCGCACTGCAAGATCGTTGGATGCTGCCCCACTACTTATGGAATGACCTTGACGACGTGCTGGGCGACTTACGCCATCACGGCTTTGATTTTGATCTTAAATGGTTCGCCCCGTTCCTTGAGTTCCGCTTTCCGCTGCATGGTCGACTGCAAACCCCCATGCTGAATATAGAGCTGCGCCAAGCCATCGAGCCGTGGCACGTGTTGGGCGAAGAGGCTTCCGCAGGCGGCACGGCGCGTTACGTCGACTCCTCGGTTGAGCGCCTGGAAGTCAAAGTCAGCGGCATGAGCGGCGACCGCTATGTAGTGACCTGCAATGGACGCCGTGTGCCTCTTGCCGCCACCGGCCGAAACGGTGAAGCGGTTGCAGGCGTGCGCTACCGTGCCTGGCAGCCGCCTTCTGCTCTGCACCCGCAGATTCCCATCCACGCGCCGCTCGTATTTGACGTTATCGACACCTGGAACCAGCGCTCTGTTGCGGGTTGCACCTACTATGTGGTGCACCCTACCGGGCGCAATTTCGACACTTTCCCAGTCAATGCCTTTGAAGCCGAAGCGCGGCGGCTAGGGCGCTTTAGTGATAGCGGCCATCGTCATGGGCATCAGGTACCCAAGGTGGAAACACCCAGCCTTGAGCTGCCGCAAACGCTCGACCTGCGCTGGACGCCAAGCTAA
- a CDS encoding circularly permuted type 2 ATP-grasp protein produces MTAPVSPSLIAPLANGLVEDYLNQLGKGQPGTFDAMLDGQGQLRPGWQSLLGSLETLGPEGRYHQHEEIQRLLAENGVIFNMHDEAQGRSWRLDPLPWVIDEAQWQALEAGLTQRSRLLSAIYDDIYGPRTLFDAGLLPTQALLASSDLLLPCHDSLPKDHAPITFHGVDVIQDTQGQWRVMADRLQAPSGTGFALENRILMARALPDMYRNAPLKRLAGFLDLHHRTLIAMAYQHRDNPTLILLTPGPASPRYFEHAYLANYLNIALVEGQDLVVRDTQVWLRTLGGLQPVDVILRHCDDSYCDPLELRGDSQLGVPGLLQAMRAGGVALSNALGVGILESPVLADYLPALCEHLLGETLLLANADATTQPATAPIFDSYLQRLAPTTLNLRCFVTRTPAGGAAKTPATSEYQVMPGGLAWVGEPGSPSLSSTVVKDVWVTAASPQPHVSQLRQARGPVVATRDGTDLPSRVAESLFWLGRYGERLDTRARLLREALLRLMEYDQDEIADQLLDELLLALDITTLNEDDEHRLLAPLVGFDQKRTALLAQFDDVDPQALQPLFAQLMRNARSVRDHLGDDSWRVVHQLRQRIATFNPSLGTSAARRACEGLSAQLAAFFGLCNETMPHHYGWRFMDIGRFLDRVLGLLSLLKLTLNASHTPGLALWEVVLATTDNFTAYRRRYRSELHPAAILDLLLFDETNPRSVGYMLKRLERQMERLPGTTSPYRNAERRLLIQANAALHLADIDRLSHLADTPSAQKALEQLLDALIEPLSALSEAVGQSHFSHVERPRQLVSMEPNA; encoded by the coding sequence ATGACGGCCCCTGTCTCTCCCTCTCTTATCGCGCCGCTCGCTAACGGGCTCGTTGAGGACTACTTGAATCAGCTAGGCAAGGGACAGCCCGGCACATTTGACGCCATGCTTGATGGCCAAGGGCAGCTGCGCCCTGGCTGGCAAAGCCTGCTGGGTTCTTTGGAAACCCTGGGCCCAGAAGGCCGTTATCATCAGCATGAAGAAATTCAGCGCCTGCTAGCCGAGAACGGCGTGATTTTCAATATGCACGACGAAGCCCAGGGGCGTTCTTGGCGGCTGGACCCACTCCCCTGGGTGATTGATGAAGCCCAGTGGCAAGCGTTGGAAGCGGGGCTCACGCAGCGCAGCCGCTTACTGTCCGCAATTTATGATGACATTTACGGGCCTAGAACGCTCTTTGATGCCGGCTTGCTGCCAACTCAGGCACTGCTCGCCTCCTCAGACCTACTGCTGCCTTGCCACGATTCACTGCCTAAAGATCACGCCCCGATCACCTTCCACGGCGTGGATGTGATTCAAGACACACAGGGTCAGTGGCGGGTAATGGCAGACCGGCTGCAAGCGCCCTCAGGCACCGGCTTTGCGCTTGAAAATCGTATTTTGATGGCGCGCGCGCTGCCGGACATGTACCGCAATGCGCCGCTTAAACGCTTAGCCGGCTTTCTTGACCTGCATCACCGCACGCTTATCGCCATGGCCTACCAACACCGCGATAACCCGACGCTTATCTTGTTGACGCCGGGGCCAGCAAGCCCACGCTATTTTGAGCACGCTTACCTGGCCAACTACCTCAATATTGCGCTGGTAGAAGGCCAGGATTTAGTCGTGCGCGACACCCAGGTGTGGCTGCGCACGCTGGGTGGCTTGCAGCCAGTGGATGTAATATTGCGCCACTGCGACGATAGTTACTGCGACCCGCTAGAGCTACGCGGTGACTCTCAGCTCGGCGTGCCAGGGCTACTGCAAGCGATGCGTGCTGGCGGCGTGGCGCTTTCTAACGCGCTGGGGGTCGGTATTTTGGAATCCCCTGTACTCGCCGACTACCTGCCTGCGCTGTGCGAGCACCTACTGGGCGAAACGTTACTGCTTGCCAATGCCGACGCCACGACTCAGCCAGCCACCGCACCCATTTTTGACAGCTACCTGCAGCGTTTAGCGCCCACCACGCTCAATCTGCGCTGCTTTGTGACGCGCACGCCTGCTGGTGGCGCCGCTAAAACGCCTGCGACGAGCGAATACCAGGTCATGCCCGGCGGCCTAGCTTGGGTTGGTGAGCCCGGTTCCCCCTCGCTCAGCAGCACAGTCGTTAAAGATGTATGGGTCACGGCTGCCTCACCTCAGCCGCATGTTAGCCAGCTACGCCAGGCCCGAGGCCCGGTGGTGGCCACTCGCGATGGAACAGACCTGCCTAGCCGAGTGGCTGAAAGCCTGTTTTGGCTGGGCCGCTATGGCGAAAGGCTAGATACCCGCGCTCGCCTGCTGCGTGAAGCGCTGCTGAGATTAATGGAGTATGACCAGGACGAGATTGCTGACCAGCTGCTTGATGAGCTGCTGCTGGCGCTGGATATCACCACGCTCAATGAAGACGACGAACACCGACTTCTGGCACCGCTCGTTGGCTTTGATCAGAAGCGCACGGCGCTGCTGGCTCAGTTTGACGATGTCGACCCCCAGGCCTTGCAGCCGCTGTTTGCACAGCTGATGCGCAATGCCCGCAGCGTGCGTGATCATTTAGGTGACGACTCTTGGCGCGTGGTACATCAATTACGCCAACGAATAGCGACGTTTAATCCAAGCCTAGGCACCAGCGCTGCACGGCGTGCCTGTGAAGGTCTCTCTGCCCAGCTGGCGGCCTTCTTTGGGCTGTGTAACGAAACCATGCCACATCACTATGGCTGGCGCTTTATGGATATTGGCCGATTCTTAGACCGCGTGCTGGGGCTTCTCTCGCTACTTAAGCTGACGCTCAATGCTTCGCACACGCCGGGGCTGGCCCTGTGGGAAGTAGTGCTGGCGACGACCGATAACTTCACCGCTTACCGGCGGCGCTATCGCAGCGAGCTTCATCCAGCGGCGATTCTAGATTTACTGCTGTTCGATGAAACCAACCCACGCTCGGTGGGCTACATGCTCAAACGCCTTGAGCGTCAGATGGAGCGTTTACCCGGCACAACGTCACCTTATCGTAACGCTGAACGGCGGCTATTAATTCAAGCCAATGCGGCGCTGCACCTTGCAGACATTGATCGCTTAAGCCACTTAGCCGATACACCCTCGGCACAAAAGGCATTAGAACAATTGCTGGATGCTCTCATTGAACCGTTAAGCGCGCTTTCCGAAGCCGTTGGTCAGAGCCATTTCAGCCACGTGGAGCGCCCGCGCCAATTGGTTAGCATGGAGCCCAATGCATGA
- a CDS encoding transglutaminase family protein produces MNYTLRHTTRYDYSAPVTLCHSEARVLPRETPHQQCGVSELHISPAPQVQMERRDVFGNRVLYFAMEDVHQRLDVTVITSLSTQPLAALPSTSPAWEDVVKHLSQDARFDVQLYRLDSPFIRRNPTLAAFARECFTPGRPLVEAALALNNLIHSTFEYDPSFTTLATPLSEVLTNRRGVCQDFAHLAIGALRSIGLTARYVSGYLETQPPAGQPRLIGADASHAWLATWIPEWGWLALDPTNGTVPGEQHPVLAWGRDYADVAPLKGVMNGGGEHRLEVNVDVLPAAG; encoded by the coding sequence ATGAACTACACGCTGCGGCATACTACGCGCTATGACTACAGCGCCCCGGTCACGCTGTGCCATAGTGAAGCGCGTGTATTGCCACGAGAAACACCCCACCAGCAGTGTGGCGTTTCTGAGCTGCACATTAGCCCTGCCCCGCAGGTGCAAATGGAGCGCCGCGATGTGTTTGGCAACCGTGTACTGTATTTCGCCATGGAAGACGTTCATCAGCGTCTGGATGTCACGGTGATAACCTCGCTGAGCACTCAGCCGCTGGCCGCGCTGCCGAGCACATCACCAGCGTGGGAAGACGTCGTTAAACATCTTAGCCAAGACGCTCGCTTTGACGTTCAGCTCTATCGCTTAGACTCGCCGTTTATTCGCCGCAACCCTACATTAGCCGCTTTCGCACGCGAGTGTTTCACGCCGGGCCGGCCGTTAGTTGAAGCGGCATTAGCACTTAACAATCTGATTCACAGCACGTTTGAATACGACCCAAGCTTCACCACGCTAGCGACGCCGCTGAGCGAAGTGCTCACCAATCGGCGCGGCGTCTGCCAAGACTTCGCTCATCTAGCCATTGGCGCATTACGCTCGATAGGCCTCACGGCCCGCTACGTCAGCGGCTATTTGGAAACTCAGCCGCCGGCTGGGCAGCCGCGCTTAATTGGCGCGGATGCCTCTCATGCATGGCTGGCCACCTGGATTCCTGAATGGGGCTGGTTGGCACTTGATCCTACCAACGGCACCGTGCCCGGCGAGCAGCACCCCGTGCTCGCCTGGGGGCGAGACTATGCCGACGTGGCGCCGCTTAAAGGCGTGATGAATGGCGGTGGCGAGCATCGTTTGGAGGTAAATGTTGATGTGCTGCCCGCTGCAGGCTAA
- a CDS encoding potassium/proton antiporter — protein sequence MFQVDHLILLAAILILVGIVSSKLSARLGLPVLVLFLVIGMLAGESGVGGIAFDNPAGAHALGTLALAMILFDGGLQTPTSSIKKVWKPAALLATFGVLITAIITGLAAAYILDLPLLEGLLLGAIVGSTDAAAVFSLLRNAGIHINKKLKYTLEIESASNDPMAIFLTVGLLEILVNGMQPGVGLLELFVLQMGVGALVGLGVGWASVKIINRIHLVASGLYPVMVAACGFLSFGISANVGGSGFLAIFLTGVVIGNHRIVFQRSTFLFHDGLAWLSQIMMFVVLGLLINPLSLLDVWLEGLIIAAVLILVARPIAVIPIMRLFGFNARETTLVAWVGLRGSVPIILAIFPLMFGLEGAELIFNVVFFVVLISATIQGTTLPLVARRLKLTEKPPALSAASIEITAIEEVDADIVEYTLSEHPRAAGRRLSQMALPDTTVVAMITRGKDVIPPRGSTTLMAGDHLFVVLRPETRPFIDCVFSDAVDDISNELPDQELKLKGSTKIDDLHHSYGLLIQEEDQHMTLDSLLRNALAGQPNAGDSMQIEGLTLAVLETLGGRITTVGLTVQEKPNQ from the coding sequence ATGTTCCAAGTTGATCATCTCATTTTACTTGCCGCGATACTGATATTAGTCGGCATCGTGTCAAGCAAGCTATCTGCGCGTCTTGGCTTACCTGTTTTAGTACTGTTTTTAGTTATAGGAATGTTAGCGGGTGAGAGTGGTGTTGGTGGCATCGCCTTCGATAACCCCGCCGGTGCGCATGCGCTCGGCACCCTGGCACTTGCGATGATTCTATTTGATGGCGGGCTGCAAACGCCGACATCCTCAATTAAGAAAGTATGGAAACCCGCTGCGCTACTGGCGACTTTCGGGGTATTAATCACCGCCATTATTACGGGCTTAGCGGCGGCTTACATTCTTGATTTGCCATTGTTGGAAGGCCTGCTGTTAGGTGCGATTGTCGGCTCAACGGACGCAGCGGCGGTCTTTTCCCTACTGCGCAATGCCGGCATACATATCAACAAAAAACTCAAATACACCTTAGAAATAGAAAGCGCCTCGAACGATCCGATGGCGATTTTCCTGACCGTAGGCCTGCTAGAAATACTGGTTAACGGCATGCAGCCAGGCGTGGGCTTGCTGGAGCTTTTCGTACTCCAAATGGGGGTGGGCGCACTCGTAGGGCTTGGGGTCGGCTGGGCGTCAGTGAAAATCATTAATCGCATACATCTTGTCGCATCGGGGCTTTATCCGGTGATGGTCGCGGCCTGCGGCTTTCTCTCATTTGGTATCTCGGCCAATGTGGGAGGCAGCGGTTTCCTAGCGATTTTTTTAACCGGCGTGGTGATAGGTAATCATAGAATTGTCTTCCAACGCAGCACCTTCTTATTTCATGACGGCTTGGCCTGGCTAAGCCAGATCATGATGTTTGTGGTGCTCGGACTCCTCATTAATCCCCTTTCGCTACTCGATGTCTGGCTTGAAGGTCTCATCATCGCCGCCGTGCTGATCCTGGTTGCGCGTCCGATTGCCGTTATTCCGATTATGCGTTTATTTGGCTTCAACGCCCGCGAAACGACGTTAGTCGCCTGGGTCGGCTTGCGGGGCTCGGTACCGATTATCCTGGCTATTTTCCCGCTGATGTTTGGGCTCGAGGGAGCGGAATTAATCTTCAACGTGGTGTTTTTCGTGGTGCTTATTTCAGCCACCATCCAGGGCACGACGCTTCCGCTCGTCGCTCGTCGGCTTAAGCTCACTGAAAAGCCGCCCGCCTTATCAGCGGCCAGTATTGAAATCACGGCAATTGAAGAAGTCGATGCTGATATCGTTGAGTACACGCTGAGCGAGCACCCGAGGGCGGCAGGAAGGCGGCTTTCACAAATGGCCTTGCCGGATACCACCGTGGTCGCCATGATTACCCGTGGTAAAGATGTCATTCCACCGCGTGGCTCAACGACGTTAATGGCCGGTGATCATCTGTTTGTGGTGCTTCGTCCTGAAACGCGCCCGTTTATTGACTGCGTGTTCTCTGATGCCGTGGATGACATCAGCAACGAATTACCTGATCAGGAGTTGAAGCTTAAGGGGAGCACTAAGATAGATGATTTACACCACTCCTATGGCCTGTTGATCCAAGAAGAGGATCAGCATATGACGCTGGATTCGCTGCTACGCAACGCCCTAGCCGGCCAGCCAAATGCTGGCGACTCGATGCAGATTGAAGGGCTGACGTTGGCGGTACTAGAAACGCTCGGTGGCCGCATCACTACGGTAGGCTTAACGGTACAGGAAAAGCCTAATCAGTAA